In a genomic window of Roseiflexus castenholzii DSM 13941:
- the mntA gene encoding type VII toxin-antitoxin system MntA family adenylyltransferase antitoxin codes for MMQTPRRELLTTVPGLDLAALIAFLATQSDVAAVYLFGSLAQGRATSGSDINLAILLRPLEAPVSLERRLQLMEGVERCAAQRVDVVALNDVPLLLQRKVLQHGRLLYERDRAVRVEFEVRTGKLDADLAPMRACFAQVLFQEIRDGRLGQRRRRS; via the coding sequence ATGATGCAAACGCCGCGTCGAGAATTGCTGACTACTGTGCCTGGACTGGATCTTGCGGCACTGATTGCATTTCTGGCGACGCAATCGGATGTTGCGGCAGTGTATCTGTTCGGTTCACTGGCGCAGGGACGCGCCACTTCTGGTTCCGACATCAACCTCGCTATTTTGCTGCGTCCGCTGGAAGCGCCGGTGTCGCTCGAACGTCGGTTGCAGTTGATGGAGGGGGTTGAACGTTGTGCAGCGCAGCGTGTTGATGTCGTGGCGCTCAACGATGTACCGTTGCTCTTGCAGCGCAAAGTCTTGCAACATGGACGGCTGCTCTACGAACGTGATCGCGCGGTGCGTGTTGAGTTCGAGGTGCGCACCGGAAAACTGGATGCCGACCTTGCGCCAATGCGCGCCTGCTTTGCTCAGGTGCTATTCCAGGAAATCCGTGATGGAAGACTCGGTCAAAGACGACGTCGTTCTTGA
- the asnS gene encoding asparagine--tRNA ligase: protein MSLLPTATISDIARHNGRVVTLAGWVAHKTEKGKLVFIRLRDGSGVMQCVVFRKNVAEETFIAAQRLTLESSCRITGTVRADERAPGGFELDVNGIEIIQIAPEYPIQPKEHGVEFLMEHRHLWVRSSKQHALLRIRAEIIAAAQEWLNAQGFVRFDTPILTPCAAEGTTNLFATPYFDLGTAYLGQTGQLYVEAGMMSFGKVYCFGPTFRAEKSKTRRHLTEFWMIEPEVAFALHDDNLALQEQFVSAIVQRVLERRADDLATLERDTKPLERCVPPFPRITYDEALRLIAERYAEVEGCTPLEWGEDLGAPHETLIASMFDRPVFVERFPSAIKAFYMEPDPNRPEVALCADLLAPEGYGEIIGGSQRIHDAALLERRIREYGLNVDDYRWYIDLRRYGSVPHSGFGMGIERATAWIGGTHHIRETIPFPRMLYRMYP, encoded by the coding sequence ATGTCACTCCTTCCAACTGCCACTATCAGTGACATCGCGCGCCACAATGGTCGGGTTGTCACCCTTGCCGGATGGGTTGCCCATAAGACTGAGAAGGGCAAACTGGTCTTCATCCGGCTCCGTGACGGGAGCGGCGTCATGCAGTGTGTCGTGTTTCGCAAGAATGTCGCTGAGGAGACCTTCATCGCTGCGCAGCGGCTGACCCTCGAAAGTTCCTGCCGTATCACCGGAACAGTCCGCGCCGACGAGCGCGCCCCTGGCGGGTTCGAACTCGATGTCAACGGTATCGAGATCATCCAGATTGCGCCGGAGTATCCGATTCAGCCTAAGGAGCATGGCGTTGAGTTCCTGATGGAACACCGGCATCTCTGGGTGCGTTCCTCGAAGCAGCACGCGCTGCTGCGCATTCGCGCCGAGATCATCGCTGCGGCGCAGGAATGGCTCAACGCTCAGGGGTTTGTGCGCTTCGATACGCCCATTCTCACACCGTGCGCCGCAGAGGGCACCACCAACCTCTTCGCTACGCCCTACTTCGACCTCGGAACGGCGTACCTTGGGCAGACCGGTCAACTCTATGTCGAAGCCGGCATGATGAGTTTCGGCAAGGTCTACTGTTTTGGTCCGACCTTCCGCGCCGAGAAGTCGAAAACGCGCCGGCATCTGACCGAGTTCTGGATGATCGAGCCGGAAGTGGCATTCGCCCTGCACGACGACAACCTGGCGCTGCAAGAGCAGTTCGTCAGCGCCATCGTTCAGCGTGTGCTTGAGCGCCGCGCCGATGATCTTGCCACCCTCGAACGCGATACGAAGCCGCTCGAGCGGTGCGTGCCGCCGTTCCCGCGCATTACCTACGACGAAGCGCTGCGTCTCATCGCTGAGCGATATGCGGAAGTCGAAGGATGCACGCCGCTGGAATGGGGCGAAGACCTTGGCGCGCCGCACGAAACGCTGATTGCGTCCATGTTCGACCGTCCGGTTTTTGTCGAGCGATTCCCTAGCGCCATTAAGGCCTTTTATATGGAACCCGATCCGAATCGCCCCGAAGTTGCGCTGTGCGCCGATCTGCTGGCGCCGGAAGGGTATGGCGAGATCATTGGCGGCTCGCAGCGCATTCATGACGCCGCATTGCTTGAGCGGCGCATTCGAGAATATGGGTTGAATGTAGACGATTATCGGTGGTACATCGATCTGCGTCGCTATGGCAGCGTGCCGCACAGCGGGTTCGGTATGGGCATCGAACGCGCAACTGCCTGGATTGGCGGTACGCACCATATTCGGGAAACAATCCCGTTTCCACGTATGCTGTATCGCATGTATCCGTAA
- a CDS encoding LysR family transcriptional regulator has translation MSFDLHRLRIFATVARAGSFTRAAEQLHMAQPTVSQQISALEDAVGASLIERSPRRLRLTPAGEALLPYANRLALLADEALQAARAAAGVAAHTLRLGVGQTLATYLLPEILRRYRERAPHYHTRIVTGNSAALLEQVAEGTIELALVGSPATHPDLIITPFMQDRLVVIVAPDDIWASRDTVDINELRERPLLTREPGSALHATVERLLGAATLAGDHVIMLGETEAIKRSVEVGLGVALIQAIAVQREVALGRLRVLALRGTDDRRTYAWARRQRPWLSPAAAALVELLSIHR, from the coding sequence ATGTCCTTCGACCTGCATCGATTGCGAATTTTTGCGACGGTTGCGCGTGCCGGAAGTTTCACCCGCGCCGCAGAACAGTTGCACATGGCGCAACCGACCGTTTCCCAGCAGATCAGCGCCCTGGAAGATGCCGTAGGGGCGTCATTGATCGAGCGTAGTCCCCGGCGTCTGCGCTTGACGCCAGCAGGTGAGGCGTTGCTACCGTATGCCAACCGGCTGGCGCTGCTGGCGGACGAGGCGTTGCAGGCGGCACGCGCGGCGGCTGGCGTTGCGGCGCACACGCTCCGCCTGGGGGTCGGGCAGACGCTGGCAACGTACCTGCTGCCGGAGATTCTGCGTCGCTACCGTGAACGCGCGCCACACTACCACACCCGGATTGTGACCGGCAACAGCGCCGCACTGCTGGAGCAGGTCGCCGAAGGAACTATCGAACTGGCGCTGGTCGGATCGCCCGCCACGCACCCCGATCTGATCATCACACCATTCATGCAGGATCGCCTGGTGGTTATCGTCGCCCCCGACGATATCTGGGCATCCCGCGATACCGTAGACATCAACGAACTGCGGGAGCGCCCGTTGCTGACGCGCGAACCGGGATCGGCGCTGCATGCGACTGTCGAACGGTTGCTGGGGGCTGCGACGCTTGCCGGCGATCATGTGATCATGCTGGGCGAAACCGAAGCGATCAAGCGGAGTGTCGAGGTGGGGTTGGGTGTGGCGCTGATCCAGGCGATTGCGGTGCAGCGGGAGGTAGCGCTGGGTCGGTTGCGCGTTCTGGCGTTGCGCGGCACCGACGACCGGCGCACCTACGCCTGGGCGCGCCGCCAGCGCCCGTGGCTCTCGCCAGCGGCGGCGGCGCTGGTGGAGTTGCTCTCCATCCATCGGTAA
- a CDS encoding serine hydrolase domain-containing protein: MRHLARLAAARAAAETLVASGRVPGVVVAVAVDHQKPDVFAVGTDADGHPLAPDDLFPVASITKLATALAVLRLVDRGLIELDDPVDRYVRRAEPHSGVTIRRLLCHTAGFAIDLNAADAPYEPGLTWESLAQACLRANLYHPPASEVLYSNIGYGLLALAVEARAGARFRDALRDLVLTPLGIEGYLGMEPPRAPARIADVRGRYRATPLEPFNSPFWRSLALPWAGLVTTAAGALTLVRAFRGHPPGFLSPPLRTVAVLDQTGDLPGGFIEPLRWNPCPWGLGPEVRGMKEPHWIPAGVGTDSFGHTGASGCLAWAAPGVGVAWAILGARTADNGWLLRHSGTISAAVAGG; this comes from the coding sequence ATGCGCCACCTCGCTCGTCTCGCAGCGGCGCGCGCCGCTGCCGAAACGCTGGTCGCGTCCGGTCGCGTCCCTGGCGTCGTCGTCGCCGTAGCAGTGGACCACCAGAAACCGGATGTTTTTGCAGTCGGAACCGATGCTGACGGGCATCCGCTCGCTCCCGACGATCTCTTTCCGGTCGCATCGATCACCAAACTGGCGACGGCGCTGGCAGTGTTGCGCCTGGTGGATCGTGGGCTGATCGAACTGGACGATCCAGTGGATCGCTACGTCCGGCGGGCTGAGCCACATTCCGGCGTGACTATCCGCCGTCTGCTCTGCCACACGGCTGGATTTGCCATCGACCTGAATGCCGCTGATGCGCCGTATGAACCAGGATTGACCTGGGAAAGCCTGGCACAGGCGTGTTTGCGGGCAAACCTGTATCACCCACCGGCGAGCGAGGTGCTCTACAGTAATATCGGGTACGGCTTGCTGGCGCTGGCAGTGGAAGCGCGCGCCGGCGCGCGCTTCCGCGACGCGCTCCGCGATCTGGTGCTGACGCCGCTCGGCATCGAGGGGTATCTGGGGATGGAACCGCCGCGCGCGCCGGCGCGCATCGCCGATGTGCGTGGACGTTATCGTGCAACGCCGCTCGAACCGTTCAATTCGCCGTTCTGGCGCTCACTGGCGCTACCGTGGGCTGGATTGGTGACAACCGCCGCAGGCGCTCTGACGCTGGTACGCGCATTTCGTGGGCATCCGCCTGGCTTTCTCAGTCCACCTTTGCGCACTGTTGCAGTCCTCGATCAGACAGGCGACTTACCCGGCGGATTTATCGAACCGTTGCGTTGGAACCCGTGTCCCTGGGGGCTTGGACCAGAAGTGCGCGGCATGAAGGAACCGCACTGGATTCCTGCCGGTGTCGGGACCGACTCGTTCGGTCATACCGGTGCATCGGGATGTCTGGCATGGGCAGCGCCGGGAGTTGGCGTCGCCTGGGCAATTCTCGGTGCGCGTACTGCCGACAACGGCTGGCTGTTGCGCCATTCGGGAACGATCAGCGCGGCGGTGGCAGGGGGTTGA
- a CDS encoding ATP-binding protein — MVCSPSYDQPDGTDLLYDVIDHIPAGILVVSLPEFRILAINARACVRFGIPITAHITGRLCSEVIPRFAEDRLDELWLSTAGIQTGNATPPTEVGGALTRRWNAYAVCDPSGRAVRLLLVWFEASVTPEHQFASSAQQITRALISILDRDQLLDLILEQLHGVVVYDRAMVVLRDEDGYYIAASRGLPAYNGRATKRVPATNRVLNQVEAAYEPVIVRGELEVEDLCGAQSNAHIWLGVPLRAQGDVVGILLLTNRSSNHYTRADAAQAQAFAAYAALVVRNAELYYRAREQSARLALVNRIARMITATHDLHAIFAHLIEHLHGVVPLDIAELALFDPATRRLTMIARHPPVSAADATNVDYSSEDALFLQRLIDQRQPRLLSPDDVAAPEIQQRLICAGIRSCLVVPIVDEGYTSGALLLGSHRTHAFPAIEIRMLADLAQHLAVAIQNAQLHQAREKALADLRLAQQRLIQSERLTAVGELVAGVAHELNNPLTAVLGFANILQQTAPTEYQHDLAMIVESATRARRIVQNLLTFARQRQVHREEVDLNLAVRQVLSLLAYHMRTHHIVVEERLKPNLPLTTADATAIKQVVLNLLNNAQQALASWHGERRILISTDSEWRDGQEWLILRISDTGPGIAPEHLPLIFEPFFTTKPVGEGTGLGLSICYGIVTQYHGHIHVHSVVGSGASFTVELPVQVCLESDAAGSAPTAVQPERQYHVLVVDDEAAIAELIARLLRERGYTVDICRDGATALDRINRTAYDLLICDVRMPGMSGDELFANLSQRAPHLTRRVLFVSGDTASYSTREFLERSGVRYVEKPFDAAEFVNIVRQVLAEPS, encoded by the coding sequence ATGGTGTGCTCACCGTCATATGATCAACCGGATGGAACGGACCTTCTCTATGATGTGATTGACCATATTCCTGCGGGAATTCTGGTCGTTTCGCTTCCTGAGTTTCGCATTCTTGCCATCAATGCGCGCGCTTGCGTGCGGTTTGGCATTCCGATCACCGCACACATTACCGGTCGCCTCTGCTCCGAAGTGATCCCCCGGTTTGCCGAAGATCGTCTCGATGAACTGTGGCTCTCGACTGCCGGTATTCAAACCGGCAACGCCACGCCGCCGACCGAGGTGGGCGGCGCGCTAACTCGCCGCTGGAATGCCTATGCAGTGTGCGATCCGTCCGGTCGAGCCGTGCGCCTGCTGCTCGTCTGGTTCGAGGCGAGCGTAACGCCCGAGCATCAGTTCGCCAGCAGCGCGCAGCAGATTACCCGCGCGCTGATTTCGATTCTTGACCGCGATCAACTGCTCGATCTCATCCTGGAACAACTCCATGGCGTGGTTGTTTACGATAGGGCCATGGTCGTCTTACGCGACGAGGATGGATATTACATTGCGGCCAGTCGGGGATTGCCCGCGTACAACGGTCGTGCCACGAAACGGGTCCCTGCAACGAATCGCGTGCTCAATCAGGTTGAGGCGGCCTATGAACCGGTGATCGTGCGGGGCGAACTAGAGGTGGAGGATCTGTGCGGCGCACAGAGCAATGCGCATATCTGGCTGGGAGTGCCGCTTCGGGCGCAGGGTGATGTTGTGGGCATTTTGCTGCTGACAAACCGGTCTTCCAATCACTACACCCGCGCCGATGCTGCACAGGCGCAGGCGTTTGCCGCCTATGCGGCATTGGTGGTGCGCAATGCAGAACTCTACTATCGCGCCCGTGAACAGAGCGCGCGCCTGGCGCTCGTCAACCGCATTGCGCGCATGATCACGGCAACCCACGATCTGCACGCAATCTTTGCTCATTTGATTGAACATCTGCACGGTGTTGTTCCGCTCGATATCGCCGAACTTGCGTTGTTCGACCCGGCAACCCGGCGTCTGACGATGATCGCCCGGCATCCACCGGTAAGCGCCGCTGATGCGACCAATGTCGATTATAGCAGTGAGGACGCACTGTTCCTTCAGCGGTTGATCGACCAGCGCCAACCGCGCCTCCTGTCGCCGGACGATGTCGCTGCGCCGGAGATTCAGCAACGTCTCATTTGCGCGGGAATCCGGTCATGCCTGGTTGTCCCGATTGTCGATGAGGGGTATACGTCCGGCGCACTGCTTCTGGGGAGCCATCGAACGCATGCGTTTCCTGCCATCGAAATTCGCATGCTCGCCGATCTTGCGCAGCATCTCGCCGTCGCCATTCAAAACGCCCAATTGCATCAGGCGCGCGAGAAGGCGCTGGCGGATCTACGCCTTGCGCAACAGCGGCTCATTCAGTCCGAACGGTTGACGGCGGTTGGGGAACTGGTGGCAGGCGTTGCGCATGAATTGAACAATCCATTGACTGCTGTGCTTGGATTTGCCAACATTCTGCAACAAACCGCGCCGACCGAGTATCAGCACGATCTGGCGATGATTGTCGAAAGCGCCACTCGCGCACGGCGGATTGTCCAGAATCTCCTGACCTTCGCGCGCCAGCGCCAGGTGCATCGGGAAGAGGTCGATCTGAATCTTGCTGTGCGTCAGGTGTTGAGTCTGCTTGCCTATCATATGCGCACCCATCATATTGTTGTTGAAGAACGCCTCAAGCCGAATCTGCCGCTGACAACCGCCGATGCCACGGCGATTAAGCAGGTGGTGCTCAATTTACTGAACAATGCGCAACAGGCGCTGGCATCGTGGCATGGCGAGCGACGCATTCTGATTTCAACCGATAGCGAATGGCGTGATGGTCAGGAATGGCTGATCCTTCGGATCAGTGATACCGGTCCTGGTATTGCGCCTGAACATCTGCCACTGATCTTCGAGCCATTTTTTACGACGAAACCAGTCGGCGAAGGCACCGGCTTGGGGTTGTCGATCTGCTACGGCATCGTGACGCAGTACCATGGTCATATCCATGTCCACAGTGTTGTAGGGAGCGGCGCCAGTTTTACCGTGGAACTGCCGGTTCAGGTATGTTTGGAAAGCGATGCTGCCGGTTCGGCGCCAACCGCAGTTCAACCTGAGCGCCAGTATCATGTGCTCGTCGTTGATGATGAGGCGGCCATTGCGGAATTGATCGCCCGGCTTTTGCGGGAACGGGGATATACCGTTGATATATGTCGCGATGGGGCAACCGCGCTGGACCGGATCAACCGCACGGCATACGATCTGCTTATCTGTGATGTGCGCATGCCGGGGATGAGCGGCGATGAGTTGTTTGCCAATCTGAGTCAGCGCGCGCCGCACCTGACGCGCCGCGTGCTGTTCGTCAGCGGCGACACCGCTAGTTACAGCACACGCGAGTTCCTCGAACGCAGCGGTGTCCGCTATGTTGAGAAGCCATTTGATGCCGCCGAATTTGTCAACATTGTGCGTCAGGTGCTTGCTGAACCGTCGTGA
- a CDS encoding DUF86 domain-containing protein: MKLLRGEARDAASVEAYIDNPCIKCAVERSFRVAVEICLDIERRIIALEGLRYPADNQDICRVLVEAHIIPDRMPLTLLNMARFRNLLSVRQYMQSS; the protein is encoded by the coding sequence ATGAAATTGTTGCGCGGCGAGGCGAGAGATGCTGCATCGGTGGAGGCATACATCGACAACCCGTGCATCAAATGCGCCGTTGAGCGCAGCTTCCGGGTCGCTGTCGAGATCTGTCTGGATATTGAGAGACGCATCATCGCGCTGGAAGGATTGCGCTATCCTGCTGACAACCAGGACATCTGTCGCGTTCTTGTCGAGGCGCACATCATACCTGACCGTATGCCGCTGACGCTTTTGAACATGGCGCGCTTTCGCAATCTCCTCAGTGTGCGGCAGTATATGCAGAGTTCGTAA
- the acnA gene encoding aconitate hydratase AcnA: MTNLNDPFNARAPLVVGGQTFIIYRLDALARRVGADLARLPFSVKVLLEALLRNVGDGFTTIDDVAALAQWTPASAGQREVAFKPARVLMQDFTGVPAVVDLAAMRDAMAHLGGDPAKINPLVPADLVIDHSVQVDAFGHGMALVLNAQLEFERNRERYEFLRWGQQAFANFRVVPPATGICHQVNLEYLATVVMTREIDGELVAMPDTLVGTDSHTTMINGLGVLGWGVGGIEAEAVLLGQPLAMLTPEVVGVKLTGALRPGATATDLVLRVTEMLRRHGVVDKFVEFCGPGLSALSLADRATIANMAPEYGATCGFFPVDAETLAYLRGTGRSDDLVALVEAYCREQGLFRTDDSPIPEFNTLLELDLSTVEPSVAGPRRPQDRVPLTDLKASFNQAMRTIFGREAPAYEGNGERRRERRDLYAASRVPVTLNGQATALTHGSTIIAAITSCTNTSNPSVMIAAGLLAKKAVEKGLRVPPYVKTSLAPGSRVVSEYLAQSGLQEYLDQLGFNVVGYGCTTCIGNSGPVADEIAQAVKAGNLVVSAVLSGNRNFEGRINPVVRANYLASPPLVVACAIAGTVDIDMNREPLGVGIDGEPVYLADIWPSAEEVAEVMAASLNADLFRQQYANVFTGNETWNAIPVSGGDLYAWNPDSTYIQNPPYFRDMTREVPPLASIRGARALALLGDSVTTDHISPAGSIAKDSPAGRYLIERGVQPADFNSYGARRGNHEVMMRGTFANIRLRNAMVPGVEGGYTIYLPTGEQMSIYDAAMRYQADGTPLVVLAGKEYGTGSSRDWAAKGTFLLGVRAVIAESFERIHRSNLVGMGVLPLTFAPGESWQSLGITGREIFTIEGIETLRPGQELTVHAQRPDGSAFTFTVKARINSEGELAYYRNGGILHYVLRQLAEQEEPAAV, encoded by the coding sequence ATGACCAACCTCAACGATCCATTCAACGCTCGCGCGCCGCTGGTGGTCGGCGGGCAGACATTCATCATCTACCGGCTCGACGCACTGGCGCGGCGCGTCGGCGCCGACCTTGCGCGGCTGCCGTTTTCGGTCAAAGTGTTGCTGGAAGCGCTCCTGCGCAATGTCGGCGATGGCTTCACCACCATCGACGATGTGGCGGCGCTGGCGCAGTGGACCCCGGCGAGCGCCGGGCAGCGCGAGGTGGCGTTCAAACCGGCGCGTGTGCTGATGCAGGATTTCACCGGCGTTCCGGCGGTTGTCGATCTTGCAGCAATGCGCGATGCGATGGCGCACCTGGGAGGCGATCCGGCAAAGATCAATCCGCTCGTTCCGGCAGACCTGGTGATCGACCACTCGGTGCAGGTCGATGCTTTTGGTCACGGCATGGCGCTGGTGCTGAACGCTCAACTCGAATTCGAGCGCAACCGTGAACGCTATGAATTCCTGCGCTGGGGGCAGCAGGCGTTTGCGAACTTCCGGGTCGTGCCTCCGGCGACCGGCATCTGCCATCAGGTCAACCTCGAATACCTGGCGACGGTGGTGATGACTCGCGAGATCGACGGTGAACTGGTCGCCATGCCGGATACCCTGGTCGGCACCGACAGTCACACGACGATGATCAACGGACTGGGGGTGCTTGGCTGGGGTGTTGGCGGCATCGAAGCCGAAGCCGTGCTCCTGGGGCAGCCGCTGGCGATGCTGACGCCGGAGGTCGTCGGGGTGAAATTGACCGGCGCGTTGCGCCCCGGCGCAACCGCAACCGATCTGGTGTTGCGCGTGACCGAGATGCTGCGCAGGCACGGCGTGGTGGATAAGTTCGTCGAGTTCTGCGGTCCCGGTTTGAGCGCGCTCAGCCTGGCGGATCGCGCGACGATTGCGAACATGGCGCCGGAGTATGGCGCAACCTGCGGTTTCTTCCCGGTTGACGCCGAAACGCTTGCCTACCTGCGCGGCACCGGTCGCTCCGACGACCTGGTGGCGCTGGTTGAGGCGTATTGCCGCGAACAGGGGCTGTTCCGAACCGACGACTCACCAATCCCGGAGTTCAATACCCTGCTCGAACTCGACCTGAGCACCGTCGAGCCGAGCGTTGCCGGTCCGCGCCGTCCGCAAGACCGTGTGCCGCTTACCGATCTCAAGGCGTCGTTCAACCAGGCGATGCGGACGATCTTTGGGCGCGAGGCGCCAGCCTACGAAGGGAATGGCGAGCGTCGGCGCGAGCGCCGCGATCTGTATGCGGCATCGCGTGTACCGGTGACGCTGAACGGGCAGGCAACCGCACTCACCCACGGCTCGACGATCATTGCCGCGATTACGTCTTGCACCAACACCTCGAACCCGTCGGTGATGATTGCCGCCGGATTGCTGGCGAAGAAGGCGGTCGAGAAAGGGTTGCGCGTGCCGCCCTATGTGAAAACCAGCCTGGCGCCGGGATCGCGCGTCGTCAGTGAGTACCTGGCGCAGTCCGGCTTGCAGGAATATCTCGACCAGTTGGGGTTCAACGTCGTCGGGTACGGATGTACGACCTGTATTGGCAACAGCGGTCCGGTCGCCGACGAGATCGCGCAGGCGGTCAAGGCGGGCAACCTGGTGGTCAGCGCCGTGTTGAGCGGCAACCGCAACTTCGAGGGGCGCATCAACCCGGTGGTGCGCGCCAACTACCTGGCGTCGCCGCCGCTGGTCGTCGCCTGTGCGATTGCCGGCACGGTGGACATCGATATGAACCGCGAGCCGCTTGGCGTCGGGATTGATGGCGAGCCGGTCTACTTGGCGGACATCTGGCCCTCTGCGGAAGAAGTCGCTGAGGTCATGGCGGCGTCGCTCAATGCCGACCTGTTCCGCCAGCAGTATGCCAATGTCTTCACTGGCAACGAGACCTGGAATGCCATTCCGGTGAGCGGCGGCGACCTGTATGCCTGGAACCCCGACTCGACCTACATCCAGAACCCCCCATATTTCCGCGATATGACGCGCGAGGTTCCGCCGCTGGCATCTATCCGGGGGGCGCGGGCGCTGGCGTTGCTGGGTGACAGTGTGACAACCGACCATATCTCGCCAGCGGGGAGCATTGCCAAAGATAGTCCGGCGGGGCGGTACCTGATCGAGCGCGGCGTGCAACCGGCAGATTTCAACTCGTATGGCGCGCGGCGCGGCAACCACGAGGTGATGATGCGCGGCACGTTCGCCAACATCCGTCTACGCAATGCCATGGTTCCCGGTGTGGAGGGCGGCTACACGATCTACCTGCCGACCGGTGAGCAGATGAGCATCTACGATGCGGCGATGCGCTACCAGGCGGACGGCACGCCGCTCGTGGTACTGGCGGGCAAGGAATACGGAACCGGTTCCTCGCGCGACTGGGCGGCAAAGGGAACGTTCCTGCTCGGCGTGCGCGCTGTGATCGCCGAGAGTTTTGAGCGTATTCACCGCTCGAACCTGGTGGGCATGGGGGTGCTGCCGTTGACATTTGCGCCGGGCGAAAGCTGGCAGTCACTCGGTATCACCGGGCGCGAAATCTTCACAATCGAGGGCATTGAAACATTGCGTCCCGGACAGGAATTGACCGTGCATGCACAGCGTCCTGATGGTTCAGCATTCACATTCACGGTAAAGGCGCGGATCAATTCCGAAGGCGAACTCGCATACTACCGGAATGGCGGCATTCTGCACTACGTGCTGCGCCAGCTGGCGGAACAGGAAGAGCCGGCGGCGGTGTGA
- a CDS encoding DNA adenine methylase, whose translation MQASLAREAPPQVRPFIKWAGGKGQLIPELARRFPPHFRRYHEPFVGGGALFFHLYNHGLLRDGAVLSDYNPELMVCYEVIRDDVESLITALRWHHRHRLDPHYFLEVRNWDRQPDFAQRSKIERAARTIFLNRTCYNGLYRLNRKGQFNAPFGYYKNPMIYDPQNLRLVSAALRNVELRVGDFSEVLRYAAPGDFVYFDPPYVPTSATASFTHYTGQTFGPEDQRRLAEVFAELSERGVYVMLSNSSTPLTRELYAARAVSSSVVYASRKINCDGSKRGYVEELIVCSYPTAG comes from the coding sequence GTGCAGGCATCTCTCGCGCGTGAAGCCCCTCCGCAGGTTCGCCCGTTCATCAAATGGGCAGGCGGCAAAGGGCAGTTGATCCCGGAACTGGCACGCCGCTTCCCGCCACACTTTCGGCGCTACCATGAACCGTTCGTCGGTGGCGGCGCGCTCTTTTTTCATCTCTACAATCACGGCCTGCTGCGCGACGGCGCAGTGCTGAGCGATTACAACCCTGAATTGATGGTCTGTTACGAGGTCATCCGCGACGATGTCGAGTCGCTGATTACAGCGCTCCGCTGGCATCATCGTCATCGCCTCGACCCGCACTACTTCCTCGAGGTGCGCAACTGGGATCGACAGCCAGACTTTGCACAGCGCAGCAAGATCGAGCGCGCCGCGCGCACGATCTTCCTCAACCGCACCTGCTACAATGGGCTGTACCGCCTCAATCGCAAAGGGCAATTCAATGCGCCGTTCGGCTACTACAAAAACCCCATGATCTACGATCCGCAGAACCTGCGCCTGGTCAGTGCTGCGCTGCGCAACGTCGAGCTGCGCGTTGGCGATTTCAGCGAGGTGCTCCGGTATGCAGCGCCAGGCGACTTCGTCTATTTCGATCCGCCCTACGTGCCAACCAGTGCAACGGCATCGTTCACCCACTACACCGGTCAAACCTTCGGTCCCGAGGATCAGCGTCGCCTGGCTGAGGTCTTTGCAGAACTCAGTGAGCGCGGCGTTTATGTCATGCTCAGCAATTCATCAACGCCATTGACCCGTGAATTGTACGCTGCACGAGCGGTCAGCTCGTCCGTAGTCTATGCCAGCCGCAAGATCAATTGCGACGGCAGTAAGCGCGGATATGTGGAAGAGTTGATTGTCTGTTCGTACCCGACGGCCGGATAG
- a CDS encoding GxxExxY protein: MTELLLKEEVFAIIGAAIGVHRELGSGFLEPVYQEAMEIELSSRHIPFEARKLLIIKYKGHTLQKQYEADLICYGQIIVELKALDHLSGKEQAQILNYLKATGLQVGLLINFGSHARLEWKRFVLSGHIHKVH; this comes from the coding sequence ATGACCGAACTGCTGCTGAAGGAAGAGGTCTTTGCGATCATCGGCGCTGCAATAGGCGTGCATCGGGAACTGGGGTCGGGATTCTTGGAACCAGTCTACCAGGAAGCAATGGAAATCGAACTATCGAGTCGTCATATTCCCTTCGAGGCGCGAAAGCTCTTGATCATCAAGTACAAGGGACACACTCTCCAGAAACAATACGAAGCAGACCTGATATGTTATGGTCAGATTATTGTCGAGTTGAAAGCCCTGGATCATCTTTCAGGAAAGGAACAGGCGCAAATCCTGAATTACTTGAAAGCCACCGGGCTGCAGGTTGGCCTGCTGATCAATTTTGGGAGCCATGCACGTCTCGAATGGAAACGCTTTGTCCTTTCGGGACATATCCACAAAGTGCACTAA